The Elaeis guineensis isolate ETL-2024a chromosome 14, EG11, whole genome shotgun sequence genomic sequence ttgatttctgtatctgaatcttgtctcacatatgatgatcctgtttatggtttgaagatttgatcttatgcatacttagattaaattaaatttaatctgaaaattttaaaatttcgctgtatattttttttttttaaaatcatgtgTGCATATAACCATAAAATTCCAACAATCACTACACCTTTGCCTCAGGTCAGTTATGGTGCCTTATTTGTTATATTTGATAGCCTACCAGTGGTGGTTTTGTAATTTTCTTTGAGAATCTTTACTCTTCATGGAACTGATGCTGCTCTCATGTTCTGGTGGGACTGAAGGTGGTATCATTCAAGAGGCTAAGCTTTGCAATTGCTTTGAGATGAGAACCACTGCCGAATGATTACCTTGAGTTAGGTCATTGATAAAATGATGACGGTCTTGACTGaaaagtgaaaacttgatttaGTGACATCAGAGAACTACAAGGCCAATCTTGGCTAACTTGATTTCTGCTCCAACAATTTTTGGATTAGACTGCTCAAACTCAAAATCTGCTGTAAGCCTGTAACTGTCAAAAAAAAGACTTTTTTCTCTTGTTACTCTGGGTATCTATGGGGATGGTATTGCTGATGAtttcccctcttcttctttcttctgacTTATCCTTttatgaataattaaaaaaaataaaagaatttaaatataaaaatgctTTCCTTGTTtgttagatcttttttttttttgataaatccaaTATGCATAATGCATGACATGTCCTCACCTATaaacttttattttattcttattctCATTTTTTTCATTTCCTATAACTTGTTGCATGACTTGCCTCATTGAAAAATGAATAATTCCAGGAAAGATGCAGAAACCCCTGCCTGATCTGCTGCTGGAATATGATTTACCAATAGGCCTCTTCCCTCGAGATGCCACCAACTATGAGTTCAATGAAGAGACACGGAAGCTCACTGTGTTTGTACCTTCTGTATGTGAGGTTGGTTACAGGGACTCCTCTGTCTTGCGTTTTTTCACCAGTGTGACTGGGTATCTAGAGAAGGGAAAGCTGTCAGATATCGAGGGAATGAAGACCAAAGTTTTGATTTGGGCAAAAGTGACTTGTGTCGCAACTGAGGGATCGAAGGTCCATTTTACCACTGGGGTGAAGAAAACCAGGAGCAGAGGTGCATACGAAGTCCTCAGAGATGGTATCAGCATAGACAAGTTTTAGGTTGCTATGGAAATGGCAAGTATGTCTGTTATATGAGCTAGGGTTTGTGACTGTTAAGTTTGTGAATATAGAACTCTTCTTTCTTAAACTTTGTACAAATGGATGTTTCTCACTCAGAATGCAATCATACTTGTAGCAGAATGTGTCATTTGTTACTTACAGAAGTATGAATCTTGTGGTTCAACCTTTACACCACCTCCATATGTTTCATGAGTTTTCTGGATTCTAGCTCAGCTGTCATCAGTGGTGGGTTTGAGATGATTTGTTGCCTGACTCCAGTTTcctattcatatttatttattaaggTGCTGCTCATGTTAAAGCAGAAAAACTATGCAGGCCCATCGCTTGGTATCTTTGTCAATTTCTTCATAACAGTTGCCAGTTGGTTTTCAACCAGGCATCATTCCAAGTGTTCAATTATTGCTGTTTATATGATCTGTTCCAGGGCCTGTTTGGAATTCCACCATCCAACTCTTGTGATATCCACAACATGAGTTGGATTCGTGATTAAAGAAAGTGAAGGGAGAAGGTTGCAAGCTGTGAAGGGTGGGCAGTGCCAATTTCTCTTCAAATGTGAAGTTTTCAGGATCATGATGCCCTCTGACTGCACAATTTTATGGTTTGCGATACCGAGACTGACTAATGCTCTGGTTCAGCAAAGGAAGGGTGGTTGAATGATGAGTTGCCACCCACGTATCATATGGGCAGAGAAACTAACTAATAATACTGAGACTTCTTCAGTCTTCCTCCTGGTTTATTCATTACCATCCACTTAAAGGAGCATGCACTACCAACTCTTTTGAGAGTAATGGGCATAGATGGTCTTTCTCTTGTTTATTCTACAGAGATTTGGAACTTGCAAACTCCCATTGGATTCTCAACTAAAGCAAATAGACCCACCTTGTTAGAATTGTTTACTGTTATTCTGAGAATAGTTTCCCGAGGATCCACTACTGGCCTGAGCAATCTCTCTCCAGCACCAATCCATCACTAATCCCCTGTCCCATGTAGAGTTGCAGACTGGTATAATACACAGGGAGGTTGACTGTTGCATGAGGTTGGGCTATTCATATGAAAACAGGGAATGAGCAGCAAATAGTGGAATTCAGCAGCACTTTTATTCTCTATGTAAAGAAGTAGAAGGCTGcgtctgaaatttatgtttaaaCTACCAGATGGATATCTCATGTCTACTATGCAAATTAATGTCATGAAATGGCTTCTAGAATACCAGTAATTTCTCTTCAAATCCAGTTATTGATCTCAATCAATCTTCGTCCCTGGATCCTACTGCAACTTCATCGATCAATTTTAACATGGGGCTGTTTCACTGCAGAGTTATCATAAAGATGTTGATAATGTTGGCCGACTTACCACGGACAGATATTCCCACATCCCTGCAATCATATACCGCTAAGTTTTTCTCTGTTGTTTTTTTCTTTGCTAAGCCTGCTCAAATGAGTGGCTTTACACATGTGGATGGATAGTGATAAAACTATAAACTGACCCTGTAAACCAGAATATTTATGTAGCGAttataatttagaaaaatatgatcatgtAAACAATCATGCCCACACCAAAGAAATGATCAGAAAGAACAACATGTTCTGTGACTCTACCATTCAGAATATAGTTTCATCACAAACATGAACATGACTGGGAATGACTGCCAATATCTACTATCATATCAAAACCATTCCGCTGGTAAGGTGGGAGTTGGTGATGGCAATGATGGATTTTAATGCATGCTTAATGACAGTTGGATTTTAATGATCCAATGAACAGATGATGATTCGGCACCAAATAGAGGTGTTTCATGTTTGGACGACTTTTGTGTTGCACAAGGATCACATGCACTGGCAAACTGGCATCAAATTTTACACCATGAAGTCACTGGTTGAAGGTCCACTAGCACAAGTAGCTCAGCTCTAAACAGAATCCTCCCTCATCCATGTACTGGATACAGTAACCAATTTAATGGATGGTTTGTGCCTAGGGATTCCAGAGTCTCCAGAGTCCTTTCTCCCTGCCCTTTATCACATATTGACCGTACCAAAATGCTGGCAGCTATTTTCCAGATGAAGCACGGGTGCCTTGTCATAATAGGGCATCTGAACAGTCCCTCCAAGTTATAAAAGGGATAGCATGCTGGAGCATCTTACATCCATATATGAAATAATTGGCAATGCTCAGGCATATTGCAGACAAGAAATGGAAGAGAATTAGAAGATCAATAGGAAATCTTTCTACACCAATGCAGGAAGTTCAATAAGCCAAAATGCATTTCTTTATAATATCCAGTTGTTCACCTTttattatgtgtgtgtgtgtgtgtgtgcatatttGCTGACTATACGTGCTGAACTCTGTGGAAACACCTAATGTAAGCACTCTGTACTGACACATTGCAGTAGCAATTTCAAGCAAGCTGACAGTGCCTAGAGATGGAAGAACACATCAAATAGAAGCTGGGAAGACTTATTCACCAAGCCTTATTATATATACGCATATGTGAAGTTCCAACTTCCTGAATGATCTATAACTTCTGCTAGTCAGTGCTTCAAAGAGCACTATCTTGATACTGGAAAAAATCTTTTAGCAATAATCAGCCTTCCTCACATTTAAAAGGGAGGATGGAAAAACAAATGCAAGCCAACTGCTTTTGAACAGTTAACAAAGATTCATTTACCAAGCACACATGACCTTTAACATAGTGCACTAGGTCATTATTTAAAATTTACCCCTGATTTGTCTACATTTAATTGTAGTACTTGGTCATCAAATTTCCTATATTCTGAAGAAGGAATCCTACGTGCAAATCAAACCCACTAATTGATATTTTGACCAGTAAAATATCATCTCAAGAGATCATGGAGTGTTTGATTAGGGTTCAAGCCAACAAAAGGTAGACAATTAGAAGGTACCAACACATGCAATTTAGGGTCAGGGGAGAAGGGAATAAATGAATAATATCCATGCATCTTCAAAAAACACAAAGAATGGAGATTATCACTTTTATAAAAGGTTATGGACTTGGTTGGAGAAGAATATGAAAATATTGTGGAAGCTTGGGGGCCCTACTTCCGTTGTTTAATTgttctgccttcttcttggatttGCTATGCTCCTTTCTTTGGTTCCCTACAGGATCATCTTGTTAGCAAAAATGAAACTTCATAATTCCTTTTCTTTATTACACTCCTCGATAAAATCATCTTACCACTCAACCTGAGCATGCCTCATATGCAAACTCTAAACATATAGAACTAGGTTTACCAACACTGCAACCTAACTGAATTCTCAATGCAACATAAGaggttagaaaaatatataaatcttCGTGCAATCAATGCTCTTCAGCTAGCCAAAATTTGTGCAC encodes the following:
- the LOC105057154 gene encoding uncharacterized protein At5g01610 produces the protein MDEIMNKVGGYWLNRRANKEISSVGDDINSLSSSIEGGAKWLVNKLKGKMQKPLPDLLLEYDLPIGLFPRDATNYEFNEETRKLTVFVPSVCEVGYRDSSVLRFFTSVTGYLEKGKLSDIEGMKTKVLIWAKVTCVATEGSKVHFTTGVKKTRSRGAYEVLRDGISIDKF